The sequence TTTaatccctgtccatggtgctgaagtaAGAATCAATCCGTTTCAACAGATCAGATTCTATCTTGTGCTTATTAATACTAGGTTTGCAAGTAGAGTCAAACCTGTGAAAGGGAACAAATGAGTCCATGTTTTGTTAGTCCCTTGGATAATCTTTCCCACTGACACCAGCATTATCCTGtccatagtgaccacctgttcacaTAGATCAGATTCTAGCAATCCACTGAGtagtcttcttgggcagttttgactataACTTTCCTGCAGTTTGCAGATACCAGTAATTCATTGGTTTCCTTGAAGTTTTAACATAATGACACGTAGTTGTATTGTAGAACCAGCTTGCACATCTTCATTCCAGGCAGGATACAGTATCAGAAGACCAGGCCATGAGTTTGCAGAGCTGTGCCCTACAGTTACTTGGGTCTTTAGTACAACTTCAGGCCCAGTTCAAAGTGACTTGTGACTACAATGTCCTTGTGCAAACAGGTACTGCAACATATCATTATAACAGACTGACCTCCTCTAAGCCTGTTTAAGGGATTCATATGAAATCTTGTTACCTTTGAATGAAATACTGTTGTTTTGGGCTCATAGTCAATGTCATTTGTGAAATGTCTTTTTAATTTAGCTAAATACTAGATAATGAAGTCAATTATCTAATTTGAATGTGTACAGGGTATGTATTTTCATTGAATTTGGTGTATAGAGTAGGGCTGTTGACATACCTGCATGATGCAACCGTAGAACTATTTTTCTTCTCCCTGATCCAGAGCTGTTGCTAGACATCCTGACTTGTGACAGAACACTACTCCAGCTGATCTGTGCTGTGTCCTTCCTGGCCTCCATGTTCCACGTGTCCCTCCAGTCTCCTGTAGCCAGGCTGGACCTGGGAATCTCCTCACAGCATCTTGCTCGCATCTTTCTGTCACTGCAGGTAAAAATTTCATCTTCTACTGAAAGTTTTTACTTTTTATAATactcacatacattgtactccTATCTGGTAATCGTGTTATTCTGCATCAGGCTAGGGTTAGATGTCCTTGCAGGTAGGTGTGGAGGCCTGATGGCAACTCACCAGCAGCTTCTGTGTTTTGGGTTGGTACTGTGTAAATTGAGGATGTGGAGGTCTTCCCTGATGTTGTCAGTCCATCTCTTACGGGTTGTTCCCATCGATTTTTCCTCTATGGACacaaatcttgaagaagatgctAGTACACAACACAGGCTATGAATTTCGTTCTGCATATCTTTTTATAGTTAAATGActaatttttctttcttctataTGCCATAGAACATTATGGTCGTGGAAGAAGAGCTTCTGCGCTGTGCTGTTGTCAACTGCATGTCTTGGCTCCTCGCGTACACCCAGCCCGGAGACCAGGCCCTGGTGGATCACATAATGAACCAGCCCTGGAACCAACTGCTGCTCCAAACTGTGATGGACCTTCACAACAATGACACCGTTCCACCAAGCTTGGTGGCTTTACTTACTCTTTTCCTAGAGCATGGGAAACCAGGACCAGTCACCCAGAAACATGTTGACAGAATCGTTAAGCAAGCAGTCCTTAAAGACGTCTCGCAAGGGACAAACTCTGCCCTTAATGTAAAGTTCATTTCTGCCACTGCTAAGTGCACTGATATAGAGATATCATCAACACATAGAACTGTGGTTAAGGAGTTTGTAGAGAAGTTTCTGAAGGAGCAGGCTGTTGGTTCTCAGGAGACAGTAGTCAGGTTGGTAGAGGTGCAGGATGTTATGTTGTGCTCATCTTGGATCAATGCCACATTCCAGCAGAGGCTCAGCACTGAGGAGTTGTCAGGGCTGCTACAAGGTGACAACCAGCACACAGAGAAGGGATCAAGTGAAGAGTGTTAGAAGTTCAGTTGTTGTAAACAGTGCTATTTCTGTGTAAATTCTAAACAGCCTAGGTGAGGAATGAATTATTTAAAATATGTACGAGGTTATACTTCTGAGATAAAGCAACTGTTGCTTCATGtatactttttttgcagtctggCACCTTGCCAAAAagggttgaaaaaaaaaaataactggaAGATACATAATAGTATGTACATACTTATATATTCCTAGGCAGAAAGACACTATAGATATTATATGTCTTCCCATGCGTATTGCCTGGCTATAGTTATATGTTCTTATTGTTGTTCTTATGTTCTTACTTAATTGCTCACTGATGCTAAGGAGAAATAGACAAATTGTGTCAGTTACAATATGCTAACATgttgcattgattttacatgtagataacaaCTTCCTGGCGGATAAAATGATATTATATTGTTCATGTCAATCATCCTCTATCAATGGCATTGGGTCATTTCATACAATTTCACAGTGCAGAAAAATCAAGCCATACTACACAAGTCATGTAAAGTGTTACATATCCACTCACTTTATTCTTCAGCTGGCACATCATTCTGAGTCTGAATGGGACACTGCACCAAAGACAGGCACTCCAAAATGCACAATAATGTCCCACAGCAATGATGTTTACATTCACATAGTTTCTTGCACATTTTGCAATAGTTTCTTTACAAGAAATAAGACAATGTGAAGAAATAGCAACTTCTCGTCACATACCTCTGAGTCAAAACACTcaagtgacatacatgtacatgtacacgtattcCCATATCAAACATGGTTACTCAGATGGACTGATGAGGCTCTTTCAGGGTTCTGAACTTCTGTTTACAAGTAGTCTCAACCTGCACAATATAGTCCTAAACTGTGGGTTAAAGAGTTACACATAATATCAAAGCCATACATGTACGGGGAGCAAGTGCTCTATACAATCTTACAGCATTTGTGCTAAATAACAGGGTTGCCTGTTGGGTTAAATGCTTTCCATTTAGTGTACATGACATAACGCAGTTTGATCAATTTCATCTATAGCTTTTAAGCCATTGTCAGTACTATAAAACGGCTTTGAAAGAGTTAAATTTGTAGAAGTTGAGaaacaaagtacaaatgtatcaagAGATCTGAAACGTTCAGTGGATGGTATCATTTTAGGTTGGAGATTGAGTGTGAGTGCAAGTAAGGCTCACAAATGCAGTATTTTGAATTTTAAGTCTGAGAAATATGGCAACATGCCAATGTTACATGTAGGGCTAACACAAGTTAAAATTTTcatttacaacaaaaatgaGTTGGCAGAAATTACAACCGAATAACTGCAATTGCCCCTAAGTAATCAGACTGACTAAAAGGACCAGCATAAATGATCAAGGGAGTCCCTTTAGTTTCTATATCAGTTAGAACCAATCATCTTGTATGGAATGCTTCATAGCTTGTAACAATCCCAAAATGCAGCTTGTCTCCGAGGAAACAACATGAAATTTCTGTCAACTTAATTAGTGACCACCTGCAAATCTCTAATGAGACTCCAGATCAAAGTTTAACAGTTTAGGAGAAATTCGTTGAGTGCATTGCAATGTTAGCTTTATACTTGTGCAATAGATTAATGGGAGGGCCATCATTTACAGAGATGACAGCGGCATTCAGTAAATTACCCATGCAGTCACCTTTCCTATGCCTCATGTCATTATCATCAGCCATGCACTTTCATCAGTCACTACTAGTGGCAGTATGACATAGCATTGATATCCTCTTACAAAAATAGTACATCTTCCATGTCAGGAGTCCATAGTTTTGCCCCCTGAACACACACAGGTTCCAATTTTCAGGTAGAGcatttgtgaaaaatgctgcaTTATCCCACATACAAGGTTTTGTGCCACCTTTCCATCACTTCAGCATTGCTTAGTGTGGAAACCAAACATGACAACAGTTAACAACTTTTTCCTTGCAGCTGTTAAAATTTAACATTTCCACGAACTACGCAAGGACTAAAGCAGCACATTACAAAATAAAGAGTGCAAAAGACCAGACTCCATGAACAGAAGGCATTGACCATAAACTTAATGCTAACATTTATACATTGTTCTGCAAAACTTGCTTTCAATTACTTTTCAATTACTAACAAACACAATTAACGTGCAGCATTGTTCAGTCTCCAGACatgacaaaagtacatgtacatctgatgAATTATACTACAAGATGTTACAGATGTAGGGTTTCCATTTGTTAAGTGAAGATGTTAAACAGTCAACTCTCTCCTGATTTTAGATTATTGTCCAATCTTCCAGAGGTAGAAACTGACGAAAGGGTAGAACAACTGTACTGAGGAGTTTGTTTTCCATTGCGGTGGGCAAGTTTGTCAAATTTCAAAAACTCAACAAGTCCAGACTACgatactacagtcaaacctgcccaagacgaccacccgggggaccggacaaaaacggtcgatttggacaggtggtcgctgagaagagtatcgactcaaaacatgccctatgcgaagtataacggtttccgttgtgtttaatggcaaatagcaagcacactgcacgcacgcaaagaagcgaggtatttaatgtcaaatacaacacgcacacggtaaattgtaaatttaaccccagcttttatacaatacagtataatatttgtacattaacgttttagacagtaagggaactttgatgctgtcagtaaccatacaagcctttatgcgtcgctatgttcttgatcgccgtatctgaaataactacggtgcatctttcgaattctatgcccggtacgtcccaatagcgtacttacccaagggtgaatgcacagtacagttggacaaaagcactcacacagatcttcctttaaaaggtatgagctacacagatctttcttagaaatttcctcccatattacagtagactgccccattgaccacccattgaccgccgcaatctttattctaaacataaatGGCAGtcaatccgacgcaaactggtcgattttggcacaaaatcgcgctagttatcatcaaaaatcgatgaaaacctcaattttgaaaacgaTGCGGCGGTCGTTAggggcccaatttgggccggtcgcggtcgcgttggccaggtggtcgttgagaaaaggtcgcttaatgcttacgtcaataggaaaaaaaatcgggaccgagaaaaagcggtcgaaatggccaggtggtcgctgagaagaggtggtcgctcgggcaggtttgactgtatattcttCCTTGTGTGTTTGAGgaaacatgtagtacatgttttGGTTGTTACATAATTTCTTCATGTAGATGTATCAAGTTTGCACCTGGCATAATTCCAATGAGGAAATCTGAGAATTATGATTCAGTGTCAGTTGACAGAATAAAGCCCATGgtttagtttttgttgttcttcacAGACCTGTCTCTTTGTTTTCCGTTTAGTACCATTGGTAGACACATACTTTAAACATAATTACATCTTGCAGCAATACtccatgttttgaaaaacatgaaattctATGTTGAACAGGTATCAACAGGTAACATTACCTTTTGACCATCACCAGCATCTAAAGACACTAACAGGCTGCTAACAGTCCCTCAGTCTGCATCACacctatatacattgtacacttaTTCCTTGCATTGTGTGCATTGCTAAGAAAACAGATAATAACTCTTCCCTGTGTGCCACCTTTCACACATACAGACCACCTATCCCTAGTAGACAACAAAGACGCACACATCTTTGCACaggtgtgtatatatatatacatgtatgactatgaTAATTAATGGGAGAAGGCATGGTTATCTTCTAATTTCTATGGTTGTAGATACAGTATGGCTGATAatagaggtacatgtaaggaCCTATGTAATAGTACAGACCTTCTGTTATGTCATCAAATCAACTTGCCTACATGTAGGACAGAATCCCAATTCTCAACAAGTGGCATAGGCCGGCAACGGCACACGCCGTGAAACTTCACGTAGTGGGCAACACTAAACATGAGTCCAATTTCAATGCTCTCCCCTAGGGCCTGTGTAAACTGTCTTGTGTCCACACAAGACCCGTACTAGACGTCACTGACTGAAGACTGTACACGTGCATTTTTTGCTGTAGACTCAGTTTGAATAATGACGTTAGTATGCGACTTTGAATCATTGAAGGATCTCCAATAACAGACCTAGGGGTAGACTTAAACAAAAAGAGAGTCCCAAATGCACTGTATTTACTGAAATTGGCATCAGTATGGGCATTTTTCAGACGCACAAAAATTTTCTAGATTCCCAAATATCCATTCAATTAAGACATTTATCAGAACATGATCAAACTTTTTGGAGCTCTCCTCTGAATCACTATCTTGCAAAGCTTGTGCCTGCTAGATACAACAGAGATGACACACAACCAAGTAACGTGACACTGAGAAACCAACAATCAAAATTCTTCACATTTAAACAAAGTGAAAACATTAACCTGGTAGACCAACCTGTGTTGCAGCCCTTACCATTGCATGGTTGTCTGACATATGAATAATGTGCCATGGTGCTATTTTCAATACAGGAAGTGTGTTCAGACTCATTCACTGAGATACTACATTTGGAGTAGCAGTTTAACATGATGCAACAATGTGACACAACATTATACAAGTATGCACCGAGACTGACAGTCAAAACTGCTGCATTCTTAGCTTACCACTTAACACAACACTGTTGAACTACTTAGTGATACTATATGGTATTCAATGAAATATACAAGCTAAACAATGCAGCTCACTCATGACAATAATACATGGTTTACTTGACAAGTAAACTGTTATAGACACCAGATGGTCTTCCCAGTCCCACAACACTAACCACTTGATGAAGCAGTCCCGACCTGGGCACACCCTTCATAGCGTCTATCTTAGTCCCTTACGTGTAGAAGATGATTTCTGGGATCTGTCCATCCTCCACTGATGTCCCGTTGTTGTTGCCGGCAGCGTACGTGAACTGGAAAATGACCTTACCGCTGCTTGGCGACTCGTGGATGACCTTCCGCATGCCTTTTGTTCCATAATGAGAATCAGGACCCTGTAATACAAGAAATGTAGGAAGCAATTCTATATCAATATCTATATCAATATTTATTTCTATATCAATAAAGATCTGATTGATTTTGATTGACCTACAATCACTGAATGATTttcctgagggtctgcatggggggtcctgacaacgctttacgctaaattcaggacgGTCGACTacgttttacgttaaattcCGAAGGCtggcaacgctttacgctaaattcagaaaggccggcaacggtttacgctaaattctgaaAGACTGGTAACACTCGGCAAGGGCGGGGGTATGCTCCGCcgggaagattttgaaattttgactctctgaaacaccatttcctgcattttgaggggaaattttGGCTGGTAGACAAAGCTAAtttaaatggcatatctaattaaagATTCCCAGGGGTTTAGTGTAAGCCAcccaacagattttttttaccatgccGAGCGCCGAAGGGGCGAGGCGTCGCAAGGGAAGTTGTGAAATCCTGACACCCTGAACCGCGATTTCTTATGTTTTTCTGGCTATCATATAAAGCTGagttaaatgacatttctatcagcaaaaaggtgtttgagtttgacatgtcacatcccccaacatcattttcagaatttcgagcgCCGAAAGCGCGAGGCGGCGCAAGGGAGGACCatgaacattttgaaatcttgaccctctaaaatgatatttcctgcattttatttttgatgggcaaattttgctggcagactaagctaatctataacttcaatgacatttctattagcaaaaaggttttcgagggcgaggCCACCGATacaatttttaccatgtcgatgaccgaatagtcgcaagggaggtccggcaaaattttgaaatcttgatcctttgaaacgcaatttcctttgttttgagggctaaaatttactggtagactacgcttcgacttacgaaatttgggaggccagactacgatttacgggtaatttttaggctagattacgttttacgtaaaatttttgggctagattacgccttacgtgaaatgCAATGGCTACGCTTTAcagtaaattttccatcctcactacgaattacgggaaattaaaaggcctgcctacgccttacggaaaagagcatgcagaccctctttccTATCTTACCTTGAGAGTTGCACAAGCGGTGTAGCTGACGTTGGGTTGGATCTCCACAGGTTCCTTAAACATCACGCGGAAGGTGGCATCTGAGCCGTCACAGCTGAACCCAGTATCGTTCTGCCCCAGCACAGTCCCCGAGTCTGTCTGGATAATCTGAGGGAACAGACAAAAAGCGAGATGTTCTAATAGAGAAGTCTTGGACAATAGTCAGGCTTATTGCACACTTCAAATCTTGATACAGTTTTGACATCAGTCATAGACAGAGGGCAGGACTGACAAATATAGAATACATCATTGTATGTCCTTGCTTTTTTCATTTATTATAACATTGGGTTTCTCACCAGTCTTAATGCTACGGGTTGACCGTTCAGCATATACACCCTCATGACTTCCACGATAACTTTACATTTCATTGCTCCTGAAATCTGCCTGTCTTTCACAAcctcaacatacatgtactttcctcAGAGAACACTGACCTGGATGTTGACTTGGTAGTCAGTGGGTCCATGAATGGATCCATACAGACCAAACCCAACAACAAAGATGTGTCTGTTCACCACAAACCTACAGGAACATAAATAGGCATTTCAGCATGTTTCAGCAAAATGTCACTCCATTCTTTAACATTTGCTGCAATATTCTACTATATTTCTAGACACAAATATTGACATGAAGATATGAATATTCAATAATGACTGGAATATTGCTTGAGGATATATtatgaaatacacaaaaatataaGGAAGTTCATAAATGACTAAAAATTCATGAGATAACACTGTaacttttgtaaatatttccacTATATAAACTACTGCAATTGCACAGTACTATTTACTCTacaaatgttttctattttgacaAGAAATGGTTAGAAGTGAGCTGTAGAATTGTAGTCGTGCAGCCTGGGCCACAAAGCCATTCCATGGGTTATCCCCACATGTATGAATGTGACTTGTGCACAAAGTTGTACTGACCTGATGCGATCAGAGGTCCCACTGTACCCCCAGCGACTCTCCACCTGCTGGAAGCGGTTGATGGTCTGCTCCTTCCCTGTCAGACAGCACCGCGGTGAGTCCAGGAATTCCACCGGAGGTTTGGGGTTCACCGTGAAGTGTAGAAATAGACTGACGACCTCTCGGTCCGTCAGGATCCCGGACTGCGCCGGACCGGAGGCAAACTCTTCGATGGTCATGAGAGGAAAGCGGATGAGGCGCAGGGCCTGTCCCAGCGCACGGCGCTTGTTTTCCGGGGTGGCGGCCAGCTGCTGTCTCTGGCACTCGTGCTCGGCCCACCTGACAACGGCGACGAATAACTTGCACTCGCGGATTCCCAGGGTGTCTCGCTCCAGGACCACATTCAGCGTGTCCAAGTCAATGTCCACGAAACCCTCCGCTGCAAGAGCTTCTGAAGTGTTCTTGTCAATCGTCTCCAGGCAAAGCTGGGCCAGTTGTGGCTCATCAAACAGACGGGCCTGGGTCAGGAGCATGAAGGCGTTGTCGCTGCTCAAATTCTTCTTAAGAAAGTCCACACATGCCGACTCTAAGGCAGGAACGGCATACTTTTTCGCAGTATAAAGCGTAGTCATGACAGTTTCTGGTCCAATCTGAACTTCGTCGGAATAAAGGAAACGTAGGAGAGCAAGGAAAGCAGCAGGCTCTACGTCTGGCAGCTCTACTTCAGCTGAAGTGGTGGCCATGCCCCCGTTAAACATGGCATCAAACACTGCACTACCAATGGCCAACACAAACTGCAGGAGAAGGGAAAGAACTCTGGTTATGTCTCTTTTACATGTAGACAAGATAAAGCATTCCTATAATTGTACTTATCTGTTTTAACTGTAGCTAACAGAACCGTATTTGACAGacgacaaacaaaaaagaaaaggaacacCTTAATTTGAATGATTGACTTTGTTCCAGGTATACAACTATCCTATGCTATAA comes from Branchiostoma floridae strain S238N-H82 chromosome 2, Bfl_VNyyK, whole genome shotgun sequence and encodes:
- the LOC118409566 gene encoding BTB/POZ domain-containing protein 2-like: MYNWQASKTTVKDRLAYMFNNEVMSDVHFIVGRGEGMQRIPAHKFVLAIGSAVFDAMFNGGMATTSAEVELPDVEPAAFLALLRFLYSDEVQIGPETVMTTLYTAKKYAVPALESACVDFLKKNLSSDNAFMLLTQARLFDEPQLAQLCLETIDKNTSEALAAEGFVDIDLDTLNVVLERDTLGIRECKLFVAVVRWAEHECQRQQLAATPENKRRALGQALRLIRFPLMTIEEFASGPAQSGILTDREVVSLFLHFTVNPKPPVEFLDSPRCCLTGKEQTINRFQQVESRWGYSGTSDRIRFVVNRHIFVVGFGLYGSIHGPTDYQVNIQIIQTDSGTVLGQNDTGFSCDGSDATFRVMFKEPVEIQPNVSYTACATLKGPDSHYGTKGMRKVIHESPSSGKVIFQFTYAAGNNNGTSVEDGQIPEIIFYT